One window of Dysidea avara chromosome 11, odDysAvar1.4, whole genome shotgun sequence genomic DNA carries:
- the LOC136238358 gene encoding uncharacterized protein, protein MRRLLPITIVIVITVILCRFGVESSNVEDELDLKESLNKSAQIKNRYIAVFKENCTEEDINYVVAAMGQAARNGLAGNGPVKNFSTLAHLTAGIMGIIFDGDKAAAEKIKELEQIATVENDQFAQGQQVQQRYPVWHLDRIDQRSSSLNNYYYSKYTGEGNDIYILDTGVYYQHSEFEGRAYYGGYDAIDFLDSINRRGYDCNGHGTHVAALAAGRNYGVAKKARIYSIRVLNCNLFGPYSAILAGLDYTVRKIRERGRKAVVSMSLAGPHSPSLDAQVRKVVQYGIPVVVAAGNNKRNACGFSPSSASPYGIITAGGTKQSQDGVYFATNYGPCVSIMAPGQDIRSATYSCSTCWIFLSGTSMSTPLVSGAISLLQQQFPNYTVAQLKARLLASSTKNAIDMSGLPSNHNTPNRLLYIDGQITTTQQPTTLPTTQPTTSIPKPVLLPPTSLSTHNRPKVFDLLLTSDIEGYYFYQIGLNYTLKWLSSFDVIHEQRFTMVLNDQKQEVTEVTECLFQVDKQQLEFNILRFALDGYHAEMLTPYLDSKNSTKYMAIFHKNNIATKVFLGDSLQAANGRLASMKRQQYELRYFLNEPGDRDLTYTSLYIKAPRVNWIKYEASSIQDFKAKVSQMENAGYYMSSFDAKGGKFILVFSSRRYGSGSYKYIFDQSRVQLANNVKNLAVIGWQPTLIAIYELRRYRIVFLTILWK, encoded by the exons ATGAGGAGATTGCTTCCTATTACGATTGTTATCGTTATTACTGTCATATTATGTCGGTTTGGAGTAGAAAGCAGCAACGTTGAAGACGAGCTAGACCTAAAGGAGTCTTTGAATAAAAGTGCCCAGATCAAGAATAGATACATAGCAGTTTTCAAAGAAAATTGCACTGAAGAAGATATCAATTATGTGGTAGCAGCAATGGGACAAGCTGCAAGAAATGGATTGGCAGGTAATGGTCCTGTAAAGAATTTTTCCACCCTAGCTCACCTCACAGCTGGCATCATGGGTATTATATTTGATGGAGACAAGGCAGCAGCTGAAAAG ATAAAAGAACTTGAACAAATTGCAACTGTAGAAAATGATCAGTTTGCTCAGGGTCAACAAGTACAACAGAGATATCCAGTGTGGCATTTGGATAGGATTGATCAGCGTTCATCAtctttaaataattattattattcaaaATACACTGGAGAAGGTAATGATATTTACATTTTAGATACTGGAGTATATTATCAGCACAGTGAGTTTGAAGGAAGAGCTTACTATGGTGGTTATGATGCAATAGATTTTCTTGACAGTATCAATCGGAGGGGTTATGATTGTAATGGCCATGGTACACATGTGGCTGCACTTGCCGCTGGTAGAAATTACGGTGTTGCTAAAAAAGCCAGAATCTATAGCATTAGAGTACTGAATTGCAATCTGTTTGGACCATACAGTGCAATATTAGCTGGTTTAGATTATACTGTTAGAAAGATCAGAGAAAGGGGAAGAAAAGCAGTTGTGTCAATGTCCCTAGCAGGTCCACATAGTCCCTCACTTGATGCACAAGTCCGTAAAGTGGTACAGTACGGAATtcctgttgttgttgctgctggtAATAATAAAAGGAATGCATGTGGTTTTAGTCCATCATCTGCTTCACCCTATGGCATAATAACTGCAGGAGGTACTAAGCAATCCCAAGATGGTGTATATTTCGCTACAAACTATGGTCCTTGTGTTTCTATAATGGCACCGGGGCAAGATATTAGAAGTGCTACATATAGTTGTTCCACTTGCTGGATTTTTTTGAGTGGAACATCTATGAGTACCCCATTGGTAAGTGGAGCAATATCACTTCTTCAACAACAGTTTCCAAACTATACAGTTGCACAACTAAAAGCACGGTTACTGGCTAGCTCAACGAAAAATGCTATTGATATGTCGGGACTACCATCCAATCACAATACTCCTAATAGATTGCTATATATTGATG GCCAGATTACAACCACTCAGCAACCAACAACATTGCCAACTACACAACCTACTACTTCTATTCCTAAGCCAGTATTACTACCACCGACCAGTCTGTCTACTCATAATCGTCCAAAGGTTTTTGATTTGTTGCTCACTTCAGACATAGAAGGATACTATTTCTATCAAATTGGTTTGAATTACACATTAAAATGGTTGAGCTCCTTTGATGTAATTCATGAGCAAAGATTCACTATGGTACTCAATGATCAAAAACAGGAAGTTACTGAAGTTACTGAATGCTTGTTTCAAGTGGACAAACAACAGCTTGAATTTAACATACTGAGATTTGCACTGGATGGCTACCATGCAGAAATGCTTACACCATATTTGGATTCAAAGAATTCTACTAAATACATGGCTATTTTTCACAAGAATAATATTGCTACTAAGGTATTTCTAGGTGATAGTTTGCAAGCAGCTAATGGACGTTTAGCTTCAATGAAACGACAGCAATATGAATTAAGGTACTTCCTCAATGAACCAGGGGACAGAGATTTGACATACACATCACTTTATATCAAGGCACCTAGGGTTAACTGGATTAAGTATGAAGCTAGTTCAATACAAGATTTTAAGGCCAAAGTTTCTCAGATGGAGAATGCTGGTTATTACATGTCATCATTTGATGCCAAAGGAGgaaaattcattttagtttttTCCTCAAGGAGATATGGAAGTGGATcatataaatatatatttgaCCAAAGTCGAGTTCAACTTGCAAACAATGTAAAGAATCTAGCTGTAATTGGATGGCAACCAACTTTAATTGCTATATATGAACTACGACGTTACCGCATTGTTTTTCTCACTATATTATGGAAATAA